One window of Pyxicephalus adspersus chromosome 4, UCB_Pads_2.0, whole genome shotgun sequence genomic DNA carries:
- the LOC140328459 gene encoding transient receptor potential cation channel subfamily V member 5-like, producing the protein MILNNCKGKISLHMVMLKQDLEIVKVMLKNGVGVCNSRAFCNCDVPEMACAFYFGEYPLSFAACIGNEEILKLLLVDYGASVISQDLLGNTVFHILVLQQNKEMACHIYNLILDLVPLTDSQFAERLENNDGFTPLKLAANEGNIEMFSYLVKRQKKIYWTIGTISYSIYDLTNIDTWMAQNSVLDIITSSQKPQVRKLVDVTPVKELLSQKWKSFGYKSFLVWMFSYLAYMVVFTTVSLHRPLKPLDPSESDNITVMIPKKIYESYETGEDLMRLAGEFITLFGAIFILFAETPRLIKLGPKKYIGNASTGGPFSLLMVGYSLLIFSAAVLRVLGHEAEAIPLSLALIIGWCNSIYFARGFKMLGQFSIMIQKIIFTDFICWFCLVFIIIIGFSAAFYVMYQTLDPELNPFMDDFSKALYDAIEMMMGLTNLKIPTDTSFPLIYVTYSVYMVFVYLLLLNMLIAMMDNTYWRVAQEREELWKIQVAATILLLERHIPRFLKVRTGIPGSSLGLDDKKWYIGVEEILDEHMAEKIKPPVRLSKRSKLCWNKIRRNISMIIRMNDNSEITVL; encoded by the exons ATGATATTAAACAACTGCAAAG GTAAAATCTCTCTTCACATGGTAATGCTTAAGCAAGACCTTGAAATAGTTAAAGTGATGCTGAAAAATGGAGTAGGAGTCTGTAATTCCCGAGCCTTCTGTAACTGCGATGTTCCAGAGATGGCATGTGCATTCTACTTTG GTGAATATCCATTATCATTTGCAGCCTGCATAGGAAATGAAGAAATATTAAAACTTCTACTGGTTGATTATGGAGCATCTGTAATTTCACAGGATTTGCTAG GAAATACTGTGTTTCATATCTTGGTCCTGCAGCAGAATAAAGAAATGGCCTGTCACATCTACAACTTGATCTTAGACCTCGTGCCACTCACAGATTCTCAATTTGCCGAACGCCTAGAAAATAATGACGGCTTTACTCCATTAAAGTTGGCAGCCAATGAGGGAAACATCGAA ATGTTCAGCTATCTCGTTAAGCggcaaaagaaaatatattggacAATAGGGACTATCTCCTACAGCATTTATGACTTGACAAATATTGATACATGGATGGCTCAGAACTCAGTCCTTGATATTATAACTTCCAGCCAAAAACCACAG GTCCGTAAACTTGTTGACGTTACACCAGTGAAAGAGCTGCTGAGTCAAAAATGGAAGTCTTTTGGGTACAAGAGTTTTCTTGTTTGGATGTTCAGCTACCTTGCTTATATGGTTGTATTCACAACTGTCAGCCTGCACCGACCTCTGAAACCCTTGGACCCTAGTGAAAGTGACAACATAACTGTGAtgataccaaaaaaaatttat GAATCATATGAAACTGGAGAAGACCTTATGAGGCTTGCAGGAGAGTTTATTACACTTTTTGGAGCAATCTTCATACTTTTTGCTGag ACTCCTCGGCTTATTAAGCTGGGTCCAAAAAAGTACATTGGAAATGCATCGACTGGTGGTCCCTTCTCCTTACTAAT GGTGGGATATTCACTGTTAATTTTCTCTGCTGCGGTACTGAGAGTTCTTGGGCACGAGGCAGAAGCAATTCCACTTTCTCTGGCTTTAATAATTGGATGGTGCAATTCAATCTACTTTGCCAGAGGTTTTAAAATGCTGGGCCAATTTTCAATAATGATTCAGAAG ataatttttacagattttatatgCTGGTTTTGCCTAGTGTTTATAATTATCATTGGTTTTAGCGCTG CCTTTTATGTTATGTACCAGACACTGGATCCTGAACTGAACCCTTTCATGGATGACTTTTCAAAAGCACTGTATGATGCCATTGAAATGATGATGGGTTTGACTAATCTAAAGATTCCTACAGACACCTCTTTTCCATTGATATATGTGACATACTCTGTCTATATGGTGTTTGTATACCTTTTACTACTAAACATGCTTATCGCCATGATGGACAATACATATTGGAGAGTAGCACAAGAGAGAGAAGAACTGTGGAAAATCCAG GTTGCTGCTACCATCCTTCTGTTAGAACGTCACATTCCAAGATTCCTAAAAGTACGGACTGGAATCCCAGGGAGTTCCCTGGGTTTGGATGATAAGAAATGGTATATTGG ggTTGAAGAAATATTAGATGAGCATATGGCAGAAAAAATAAAGCCTCCCGTAAGACTGAGTAAAAGGTCCAAGCTCTGTTGGAACAAGATTAGAAGAAATATTTCAATGATTATCCGCATGAATGATAATTCAGAAATTACAGTGTTGTAA